The Paenibacillus sp. BIC5C1 DNA segment CCTGGCCATGTACGTCATATTCAGGGGAACTACGTCGGATTGATAAATTCTGATGCTCCGAAAAACACGACAACAATAGATATTTATTCCATTCCTACAGGAAAGAAGATTATTTCCGCTGTCCAACCGCAGGATCACGTCAATATTGTGCATGCTGACTGTGAAGTTCTAAGTGGCGGAACTGTGATTGTTCCCATCTACGATGCAAAGATGAAAGTGGAAACCTTGCACGCCTACAAGCCTAACGGGGAAAAAAAATGGATCAGACCTTTGCCTAAGCCAGCACAGGATGCCGTTTTCGGTACAACGTATGCGCATAATATGTACGATTCTTTTTACGTATCCTTAGGTAATAACTATCTGATTCAAGAGAAAAATATGCTTAGTCTCTACAATACTAACAATCAATTGATTGCGACCAAGACGTTTACTGATTTACCTGCACAAGGACTGTTACAACGACTAAATGATCAGAGCATTGTCTTCGGAGCCGTCGACAAAACACAAGCTTGGTATGATTCATCTAAACCGGAGCCGAAGAAAGCCGCCTACTATATTCTGGACTCTAATACACTAAAAATAAAAAACTCTTTTGTAATCGATGACGCACTTTTTCACCAAGCCGATGTTCGTTTTCACGATGCAAATACATTCTATATCCAGATGAGTAAAACCATTGCCAAATACGTTCTAGAGTAGCATATACAGGCTGGAGTATCCCCCCAGTATAACGAAGTATGCCTAGCCTCTGTCCAGAAGCGAAATCATATGTCGTTTCTTTTTTATCACATGAGCAGCCTGCAGAACTGCAGACTGCTCTTTATTTTTATTGAGATATCGTTTCCCATTAGCTGAGTGAGAGAACCTCAATGTTTTCCTTTATCCAAGAACGCAACTTATCAGCATAGAAAGCGCGTTCATCTTGATCGGACTGAGAACCCTTTGACAGATAAAGTTGATCATTCACATATCTAGGGTAAACATGGAGATGATAATGCCACACGTCTTGATTGCCAGCGGGCTCATTATGTTGCCGCGTAGAAATCCCATCACATCCATATGTACTTTTCATTGCAAATGCTGTAAGCTGAGCCGCACGGTGAATTTCAACAGCGTAATCCGCAGGTAGTTCAAAGATGTTCTCGAAATGTTGATTAGGAATAACAAGAACATGTCCTTTATTGTTTGGCCACCATTTGCTTGCAATAAATGCCGTTACCTTTTCATTCTGATAGATGATATCCTTTTGCTTTGTTCCCTGATTAGGTCGCTCAATACCCCAAACACAACAAAATGGACATTCGTATCCTTCGGGCTTATGTGAAAATGATGCCGTCATCTTTTTCACTCCACTCCTTTCATATTTTCCCAACCTTCTTTTAGACGCAAGCGACTGCTGTTCGTTGCGTTATCCTCAACATTGGTAATCAATCTGAGCTCGCTTTTATTCCGGCATGCCCGGCTCTCGACTGCAAAGTGGCACGTTAACGTTAAATCATGTGAAAAGCATTGTTGTTGTGACTGTGTCACTTGACCACTACTCCTGAATATATCCACCCTATCAAGTCTTGCCAGTAAGTTAGCAAGGCTTTTTGTCTTGCATGTACCGTAGTATCGCTTTGCCTATGTAATCTTTAGATTTTCTTCAGAATTATGCTTATTAATTCCTTAGTTTTTTTCATTATGATTTCTATATCGACAAGAGAGGGGGCAAAACAATGATCAGTAATACGATTTTAGAGCTACTACATCAGTATGGATATCTGATTTTTTATTTTGCCTTCACATTAGGGCCATTTGGCATTCCAATTCCGAATGAAATCACGATTATCAGTGGTGCCATTTTAAGTCACACCGGTGTTATCAATTCATGTATCACATACTTCTGCATTTTAACAGGACTATTAACCGCCATTACCTTTGCTTATTTTGCAGGGAAGTTATTTGGACCCAAGATAAAACAAAGATTTCAACGTAATAAGCACTTCGTTAAGGCTGAACTGATTTTGAATAAGAGTGGCAATTGGGCGATGTGCATAGGTTTATTCATTCCAATCGTGCGATATGTTCTCCCTCTGATCATTGGACTAGGCGGCGTTCAATATCGGAAATTTGCTCTCATTTCATATTCC contains these protein-coding regions:
- a CDS encoding HIT family protein, which produces MTASFSHKPEGYECPFCCVWGIERPNQGTKQKDIIYQNEKVTAFIASKWWPNNKGHVLVIPNQHFENIFELPADYAVEIHRAAQLTAFAMKSTYGCDGISTRQHNEPAGNQDVWHYHLHVYPRYVNDQLYLSKGSQSDQDERAFYADKLRSWIKENIEVLSLS
- a CDS encoding DedA family protein translates to MISNTILELLHQYGYLIFYFAFTLGPFGIPIPNEITIISGAILSHTGVINSCITYFCILTGLLTAITFAYFAGKLFGPKIKQRFQRNKHFVKAELILNKSGNWAMCIGLFIPIVRYVLPLIIGLGGVQYRKFALISYSSALLWTITYFTAGIYFGAPILSMLHLLQF